The following proteins come from a genomic window of Chaetodon auriga isolate fChaAug3 chromosome 16, fChaAug3.hap1, whole genome shotgun sequence:
- the gh1 gene encoding somatotropin yields MHRVVLLLSVVSLGVSSQPITDGQRLFSIAVSRVQHLHLLAQRLFSDFESSLQTEEQRQLNKIFLQDFCNSDYIISPIDKHETQRSSVLKLLSISYRLVESWEFPSRSLSGGSAPRNQISPKLSELKTGILLLIRANQDGAEIFPDSSTLQLAPYGNYYQSLGADESLRRTYELLACFKKDMHKVETYLTVAKCRLSPEANCTL; encoded by the exons ATGCACAGAG TCGTCCTCCTGCTGTCGGTGGTGTCTCTGGGTGTgtcctctcagccaatcacagacgGCCAGCGTCTGTTTTCCATCGCTGTCAGCAGAGTTcaacacctccacctgctcGCTCAGAGACTCTTCTCTGACTTT gaGAGCTCTCTGCAGACTGAGGAGCAGCGTCAACTCAACAAAATCTTCCTGCAGGATTTCTGTAACTCGGATTACATCATCAGTCCCATCGACAAGCACGAGACACAGCGCAGCTCT GTGTTGAAGCTGTTGTCTATCTCCTATCGATTGGTTGAGTCTTGGGAGTTTCCCAGTCGTTCTCTGTCCGGAGGTTCTGCTCCAAGGAACCAGATTTCACCCAAACTGTCTGAACTGAAGACCGGAATCCTGCTTCTGATCAGG GCCAATCAGGACGGAGCAGAAATCTTTCCTGATAGCTCCACCCTTCAGTTGGCTCCTTATGGAAACTATTATCAAAGTCTTGGAGCTGACGAGTCACTGAGACGAACGTATGAACTGCTGGCCTGTTTCAAGAAAGACATGCacaag GTGGAGACCTACCTGACGGTGGCTAAATGTCGACTCTCTCCAGAAGCCAATTGCACCTTGTAG